In Halorhabdus rudnickae, the following proteins share a genomic window:
- a CDS encoding phytoene desaturase family protein: MTPETNADVTIVGGGFGGLSAACHLADAGGKVTILEKNEQVGGRASRREREGFVFDMGPSWYLMPEVFERFFSHFDREPSEYYELERLDPHYRIFFKDGDEVDIEADRNANRERFESYEAGAGEAFEEYLATSERHYETAMENFVYEYRPTWRDWIDPALLRAAPVGLKLLGSMQSHVEDYFEHPKLQQIVQYTLVFLGGSPKNTPAIYNMMSHVDFNLGVYYPQPVDGGPGGIGAVVNALVDLAEELGVTIETDAAVTEITRRKNGFLVETEDGQQRRPDVVVANTDYAHAEQDLMPEHERQYDETYWEGRTDAPSAFLLYLGVEGDLPELAHHTLVLPTDWDEHFEAIFDDPAWPDDPSYYLCVPSKSDDDVAPDGHSNLFALVPIAPGLPDDESTRERYREKVIEDIAEQTGVDLEDRIVVEESFCVSDFAERYNARNGTAMGLAHTLRQTSMFRPPIESDTVEDLYFTGGDTTPGVGVPMTLISGEHAAKAVLENSR; the protein is encoded by the coding sequence CGAACAGGTCGGCGGTCGGGCCAGCCGCCGCGAACGCGAGGGGTTCGTCTTCGATATGGGGCCGTCGTGGTATCTGATGCCAGAAGTGTTCGAGCGCTTCTTCTCGCACTTCGACCGTGAGCCCTCGGAGTACTACGAACTCGAACGGCTGGATCCACACTATCGGATCTTCTTCAAAGACGGGGACGAGGTGGACATCGAAGCCGATCGGAACGCCAACCGCGAACGCTTCGAGTCCTACGAGGCCGGGGCCGGCGAGGCCTTCGAAGAGTATCTCGCGACGAGCGAGCGTCACTACGAGACCGCGATGGAGAACTTCGTCTACGAGTATCGTCCCACCTGGCGCGACTGGATCGACCCCGCACTCCTCCGTGCGGCGCCCGTCGGGTTGAAACTGCTCGGGTCGATGCAGAGTCACGTCGAGGACTACTTCGAGCACCCGAAACTCCAGCAGATCGTCCAGTATACCCTCGTGTTCCTCGGGGGCTCGCCGAAGAACACGCCCGCGATCTACAACATGATGAGCCACGTCGACTTCAATCTCGGCGTCTACTATCCCCAGCCGGTCGATGGCGGCCCTGGCGGGATCGGAGCGGTCGTGAACGCGCTCGTCGATCTCGCCGAGGAACTGGGCGTGACGATCGAGACCGACGCTGCAGTCACGGAGATCACGCGCCGCAAGAACGGGTTCCTCGTCGAGACCGAAGACGGCCAGCAGCGCCGCCCCGATGTCGTGGTCGCAAACACCGACTACGCCCACGCGGAACAGGACCTCATGCCCGAGCACGAACGCCAGTACGACGAAACGTACTGGGAGGGCCGGACTGACGCCCCGTCGGCGTTCCTGCTGTACCTGGGTGTCGAAGGTGACCTCCCCGAACTGGCTCACCACACGCTCGTTCTCCCGACCGACTGGGACGAGCACTTCGAGGCGATCTTCGACGACCCGGCCTGGCCCGACGATCCCTCCTATTACCTCTGTGTCCCCTCGAAGAGCGACGACGACGTCGCGCCCGACGGGCACAGCAACCTCTTTGCGCTGGTGCCGATCGCACCCGGTCTGCCCGACGACGAGTCGACCCGCGAACGCTACCGCGAGAAGGTGATCGAAGACATCGCCGAGCAGACGGGTGTCGACCTCGAAGACCGGATCGTCGTCGAGGAGAGTTTCTGCGTCTCGGACTTCGCCGAACGGTACAACGCCCGCAACGGCACGGCGATGGGACTGGCCCACACCCTCCGCCAGACGTCGATGTTCCGGCCCCCCATCGAATCCGACACAGTCGAGGACCTGTACTTCACTGGCGGCGACACCACGCCCGGCGTCGGCGTCCCGATGACGCTGATCAGCGGCGAACACGCGGCCAAAGCGGTCCTCGAAAACAGTCGATGA
- a CDS encoding prenyltransferase yields the protein MTAADSRRLGLVGSLTHLLVLSRPRFWLYLAGPVVVGVVYAADSTAELITPLSAALFVYFLIPANVFLYGVNDIFDADVDAENPKKDEGPEVRFTGDRWVVFAVILSGLLALPFALVVGPAGKVTLGAFLVLAIEYSAPPFRFKTTPGLDSLSNGLYVLPGVLAFTAVAGDLPPTPAIVGGWLWTMAMHTFSAIPDIEPDRRAGIRTTATALGQRGTYAYCGVVWVLAAAAFALVHPLLGVALAVYPLLQVAIAVSGVAVDRAYWWFPAINTVVGMALTMGYLWRVMYGG from the coding sequence ATGACGGCCGCGGATTCACGGCGCCTGGGTCTGGTCGGGTCACTCACGCACTTGTTGGTCCTCTCTCGTCCCCGGTTCTGGCTCTATCTCGCCGGGCCTGTCGTCGTGGGCGTCGTCTACGCTGCCGATTCGACAGCCGAGTTGATCACGCCGCTGTCGGCGGCGCTGTTTGTGTACTTCCTCATCCCCGCGAACGTCTTCCTCTACGGCGTCAACGACATCTTCGACGCCGACGTCGACGCCGAGAACCCAAAGAAAGACGAGGGGCCGGAAGTCCGCTTTACCGGCGACCGCTGGGTCGTGTTCGCGGTGATACTCTCGGGACTCCTCGCGCTCCCGTTCGCCCTCGTCGTCGGACCCGCGGGCAAAGTCACGCTCGGGGCATTCCTCGTCCTCGCTATCGAGTACAGCGCCCCGCCGTTTCGATTCAAGACCACGCCCGGCCTCGACTCGCTGTCCAACGGGCTGTACGTCCTGCCGGGCGTACTCGCGTTCACCGCGGTCGCGGGCGACCTCCCGCCGACCCCGGCGATCGTCGGCGGGTGGCTCTGGACGATGGCGATGCACACCTTCTCGGCGATCCCCGACATCGAACCCGACCGCCGGGCCGGCATCCGGACGACAGCGACCGCCCTCGGCCAGCGCGGGACCTACGCCTACTGCGGCGTGGTCTGGGTACTCGCCGCCGCTGCGTTCGCGCTGGTCCATCCGCTGCTCGGCGTCGCCCTCGCGGTCTATCCGCTCTTGCAGGTTGCCATTGCCGTCTCGGGTGTGGCCGTCGATCGGGCGTACTGGTGGTTCCCGGCGATCAACACGGTCGTCGGGATGGCCCTGACGATGGGCTATCTCTGGAGGGTGATGTACGGTGGGTGA
- the cruF gene encoding bisanhydrobacterioruberin hydratase, giving the protein MGEFDRRALERRFDALVAENRFTIAVVFPAVGAVMLVASAEGWLPGPLAFNPALVLFGTAVMRLPLIAGVAPLVDRRAAFAIVGLTLYTYGIEFLGVLTGLPYGDFEYVIDLGPMVLDTVPAALPIFFFPLVLNAYLLCLLLLGDRAVLTRVRLPAVIATVLAMDLVLDPGAVALGFWEYAPPLGGNGPWASATAIQFYGVPLSNYLGWVLSATVAVLALDLGFNRAGLLGRLERTGFMLDDLVSFVILWGAINAWFGNWLAVGVAGLFGAGLLGTDRFDFSVRETVPLADAWR; this is encoded by the coding sequence GTGGGTGAGTTCGATCGCCGCGCGCTGGAGCGACGATTCGACGCCCTCGTCGCGGAGAACCGCTTCACCATCGCGGTGGTCTTCCCCGCGGTGGGTGCCGTGATGCTCGTCGCCAGCGCCGAGGGCTGGCTACCGGGGCCGCTCGCGTTCAACCCCGCGCTGGTGCTGTTCGGGACGGCCGTGATGCGCCTGCCGCTGATCGCCGGCGTCGCGCCGCTGGTCGATCGCCGGGCCGCCTTCGCAATCGTCGGACTCACACTGTATACTTACGGGATCGAGTTCCTCGGGGTCCTTACTGGCCTGCCCTACGGTGACTTCGAGTACGTCATCGATCTCGGGCCGATGGTGCTGGATACGGTCCCGGCAGCCCTGCCAATCTTTTTCTTCCCGCTGGTCCTGAACGCGTACCTACTTTGTCTACTCTTGCTCGGGGACCGGGCAGTGCTGACCCGAGTGCGCCTGCCGGCAGTCATCGCGACCGTCCTCGCGATGGATCTCGTACTGGATCCGGGGGCCGTGGCGCTGGGTTTCTGGGAGTACGCACCCCCGTTGGGTGGTAATGGACCCTGGGCGAGCGCGACGGCCATCCAGTTCTACGGCGTCCCGCTATCGAACTACCTCGGATGGGTTTTGAGCGCGACCGTCGCCGTTCTCGCGCTCGATCTGGGCTTCAATCGGGCCGGGTTGCTCGGCCGTCTGGAGCGGACGGGGTTCATGCTCGACGATCTGGTGAGCTTCGTGATCCTCTGGGGCGCGATCAACGCCTGGTTCGGCAACTGGCTGGCGGTCGGCGTCGCGGGACTGTTCGGTGCCGGGTTGCTCGGGACCGACCGCTTCGACTTCTCTGTCCGAGAAACGGTGCCGCTAGCCGATGCGTGGCGGTGA
- a CDS encoding DUF7553 family protein, translating to MTRTKLTAARDSLRTAADSTETNADRLADLAAQLDRLAEADRGPDHGRLARIQTALDEVQQAVDDETAATIEDARREIRDYRATVDGV from the coding sequence ATGACGCGAACAAAACTCACGGCAGCAAGAGACTCGCTCAGGACGGCAGCCGACAGTACGGAAACCAACGCCGATCGACTCGCGGACCTGGCGGCCCAACTCGACCGACTCGCCGAGGCCGACCGTGGCCCCGACCACGGCCGACTGGCCCGAATCCAGACCGCCCTCGACGAGGTCCAGCAGGCGGTCGACGACGAAACGGCGGCGACCATCGAGGACGCCCGAAGAGAGATCAGAGACTACCGAGCGACGGTCGACGGCGTATGA
- the rdfA gene encoding rod-determining factor RdfA has translation MADRGSIGEEAVDDQAACCKAGRIAAKYGIDEFLDETLAEEWAAMDGPGLRTIANRFNKQVIQVTLIEQGEPPLDGEEDLIYDQLTADSDDRSNRVERRLEKNGIDPTRLREDFISYKTIDRHFKNCTSRKRETADPIDTTDAIDRIRAMNRRVEKVAANTLSELNKQTSLGFEDPEVSASVTVVCPECNERKSFTAAVKHGCECDRSTDRDETSTEEPAEEGHNLV, from the coding sequence ATGGCTGACCGAGGATCGATTGGAGAGGAGGCCGTAGACGATCAAGCCGCCTGTTGTAAAGCGGGGCGGATAGCCGCGAAATACGGGATAGACGAGTTCCTTGACGAAACCCTCGCAGAAGAGTGGGCAGCGATGGATGGGCCAGGACTCCGAACGATCGCAAATCGGTTCAATAAACAGGTCATCCAGGTCACGCTCATCGAACAGGGAGAACCCCCACTCGACGGCGAAGAAGATCTCATCTACGATCAGTTGACCGCCGATTCGGACGATCGATCGAATCGTGTCGAACGGAGACTCGAGAAGAACGGGATCGATCCGACGCGTCTCAGAGAGGACTTCATTTCGTACAAAACGATCGATCGGCATTTCAAGAACTGTACGAGTCGGAAGCGAGAGACCGCCGATCCGATCGATACGACGGATGCAATCGACCGTATCCGTGCGATGAATCGTCGCGTAGAGAAAGTCGCGGCCAATACGCTCTCGGAACTGAACAAGCAGACGTCACTGGGCTTCGAGGATCCGGAGGTTTCTGCATCGGTAACTGTCGTCTGCCCCGAGTGCAACGAACGGAAATCGTTCACAGCTGCTGTCAAACACGGCTGTGAGTGTGATCGATCGACCGACCGGGACGAGACTAGCACGGAGGAGCCGGCTGAAGAGGGCCACAATCTGGTCTAG
- a CDS encoding archaea-specific SMC-related protein, protein MTETGKGRTATVEIKNIGGIERLRIEFDEGTTLLSGENATNRTSILRAIAGVFGSDLATLNASADDGFVRLSLDGESYTRRLRRTESGTVRFEGDPYLDDATAPDLFAFLLANNETRQTVVTEGNLRDIVMEPIDLTAIEREITELRDELDGVDEQIERREHLQNERLPDLRSRRDHAQTEYEEVEAELETRQRELAAADRDVAESRSQREAVDETLSELKQARNERQETEQELTAERKAVQAAKERLADIKAELRELDPLDADRDELQRERSELWDRKEQLEDQIEQLQTLIDFNEEFRTDDASLFDAIESAIDVEAGSAVSRGEQLTKQLHSPDEEALVCWTCGQTTSRAEIEETVDALDQYRASLYEEYTDVDERIEAIETKIERLDEQRATRDRLVERRERTQQEIDRTERTIESLVDRKTGLSENIDDLEEKLASLETDEGYQRVIDRHKEVNELEVERDALQERLTDLEDEIETVEAELSELSDLEATRSEIREELQERRTRIERLEQRTIETFNEHMEALLERLDFANIERVWLERKEQSSAGRGDTETVFDLHVVRSHDDGTVFEDSVQHLSESERQVVALVFALAGNLAHEVHEKMPFMLLDSMEMIDATRKARLLEYFAQYHAYLIAVVLFEELDPVLDELGAVDVIEVTGDASELTP, encoded by the coding sequence ATGACCGAAACGGGGAAAGGGCGGACTGCAACGGTTGAAATCAAAAATATCGGCGGAATTGAACGTCTTCGTATCGAATTCGACGAAGGAACAACGCTTTTGTCTGGGGAAAACGCGACAAACCGGACGTCCATTCTTCGAGCGATTGCTGGCGTGTTCGGGAGCGACCTCGCAACGTTGAACGCGAGTGCAGATGACGGGTTCGTCCGGCTCTCTCTAGACGGGGAGTCGTATACCCGCCGGTTGCGCCGGACGGAGTCCGGGACAGTTCGCTTCGAGGGCGACCCGTATCTCGACGACGCGACCGCCCCGGATCTCTTTGCGTTCCTCCTCGCAAACAACGAGACGAGACAGACCGTCGTCACCGAAGGTAACCTCCGGGACATCGTGATGGAACCGATTGATCTCACAGCGATCGAGCGAGAGATCACCGAGCTTCGCGATGAGCTAGATGGTGTCGACGAGCAGATAGAGCGTCGAGAACATCTCCAAAACGAGCGACTACCGGACCTTCGATCGAGACGAGACCACGCACAGACGGAGTACGAGGAAGTCGAGGCGGAACTCGAAACTAGGCAAAGAGAGCTCGCAGCTGCCGACAGAGATGTCGCCGAGTCGCGGTCACAGCGTGAGGCTGTCGACGAGACACTCTCTGAACTCAAGCAAGCCCGGAACGAACGACAGGAAACGGAACAGGAACTGACTGCCGAACGAAAAGCTGTCCAAGCAGCGAAAGAGCGACTTGCGGACATCAAGGCTGAACTGCGCGAATTGGACCCACTGGACGCCGATCGTGACGAATTACAGCGGGAGCGATCGGAGCTGTGGGACCGCAAGGAGCAACTCGAAGACCAGATCGAGCAACTGCAGACGCTGATCGACTTCAACGAGGAATTCCGGACGGACGATGCATCGCTGTTCGACGCGATCGAATCCGCGATCGACGTCGAGGCCGGATCGGCGGTGAGTCGTGGAGAGCAGCTCACCAAACAACTGCACAGTCCGGACGAAGAGGCGCTGGTATGTTGGACGTGCGGCCAAACGACCAGTCGAGCAGAGATCGAGGAGACGGTCGACGCCCTCGATCAGTATCGAGCGTCGCTCTACGAGGAGTATACCGACGTCGACGAGCGGATCGAAGCGATCGAAACCAAGATCGAGCGCCTGGACGAGCAGAGAGCCACGCGCGATCGACTGGTCGAACGGCGCGAACGAACCCAACAGGAAATCGACCGAACCGAACGGACGATCGAGAGCCTCGTCGATCGCAAAACCGGTCTGAGCGAGAATATCGACGATCTAGAGGAGAAACTGGCGTCCCTCGAGACCGACGAGGGCTATCAGCGGGTGATCGACCGCCACAAGGAGGTCAACGAACTAGAAGTTGAGCGGGACGCCCTCCAGGAACGACTCACAGACCTCGAAGACGAAATCGAGACGGTGGAGGCGGAGCTGTCCGAACTGTCCGATCTCGAAGCGACACGGTCGGAGATACGAGAGGAGTTACAGGAACGCCGAACCCGGATCGAGCGCCTCGAACAGCGGACGATCGAGACCTTCAACGAACACATGGAGGCGCTGCTGGAACGGCTCGATTTTGCGAATATCGAACGTGTCTGGCTCGAACGCAAAGAACAGTCGAGCGCCGGACGTGGTGACACCGAGACCGTCTTCGACCTCCACGTGGTTCGAAGTCACGACGATGGCACGGTGTTCGAAGACAGTGTCCAGCACCTGAGCGAGAGCGAACGGCAGGTCGTCGCACTGGTGTTCGCTCTCGCAGGCAATCTGGCTCACGAGGTACACGAAAAGATGCCGTTCATGCTGCTTGACTCCATGGAGATGATCGATGCGACACGAAAAGCGCGGCTCCTCGAGTACTTTGCACAATATCACGCGTATCTAATCGCTGTGGTCCTCTTCGAGGAACTAGATCCTGTACTAGACGAACTCGGGGCAGTAGATGTGATTGAAGTTACTGGGGATGCGTCCGAGTTGACTCCCTAG
- a CDS encoding glycoside hydrolase family 97 protein, with amino-acid sequence MPTVQSPEADITVDLSLGGTVQTMAISNEGRQLIKPSPLRLTDPVSDGSEGNEEVSIISISRTERQIHREFSTVTGKQREHTYRATESVFSCDLSNGQRLEFYIRVSANGVAFRLRFPDTSVLLTFQQEAGIRFPRRTISWLSPYATGHETDIHQTSVFDAAGTFSMPGLFKIYDDQWVLLTEADVDGSFMPSQLGADPQDDRMYFQHPEFPVRTTSGFEIPWRVIVLGSLETVVESDLVPALVEGSQIDDTDWIEPGRVAWSWWSEWDSAANPDRQKDYIDYASARDWEYVLIDEGWEAEWMPDVVEYAAAKDVGVFIWTHWTDLYDPEEREVKLSRWKRWGVDGIKIDVMDANEQGRMQFYDQLLQATAEYELMVNFHSSLLPTGMKARWPHVLTYEAVKGAEHYEWATLTPTHNTVLPYMRNVVGPMDYTPVTLSAENRHTTVGHELALSVVYESGLQHFADSIDEYAARPHAEWFLERVPAVWDETRFIAGQPGTGATIARRSGGEWFVGSITAGGEQTIDVPLSFLSESRTGTILQDDDTGEVLRRDSLSVDPADELSISVRPNGGFCIYLPQ; translated from the coding sequence ATGCCAACGGTACAGAGTCCCGAAGCGGACATCACCGTTGACCTTTCTCTTGGCGGGACGGTACAGACAATGGCTATCTCGAACGAGGGTCGACAGCTAATCAAACCGTCCCCTCTCCGACTCACTGATCCCGTATCCGACGGGTCTGAGGGGAATGAAGAGGTCTCTATCATATCGATCAGTCGGACGGAGCGTCAGATCCACCGGGAGTTTTCGACAGTCACTGGCAAGCAACGGGAACACACGTATCGAGCGACAGAGAGCGTTTTCTCCTGTGATCTATCGAACGGTCAACGCCTCGAGTTTTATATCCGCGTCTCCGCCAACGGGGTCGCGTTCCGGCTTCGATTTCCCGACACGAGCGTCTTGCTTACGTTCCAGCAAGAGGCAGGTATCCGGTTTCCCCGCCGGACGATTTCGTGGCTCTCGCCGTACGCGACCGGCCACGAGACGGACATCCATCAGACGTCAGTGTTCGACGCCGCGGGGACCTTTTCCATGCCGGGGCTGTTCAAGATCTACGACGATCAGTGGGTTCTCCTCACCGAAGCCGATGTCGACGGTTCGTTTATGCCCTCCCAGCTCGGGGCCGATCCGCAAGACGATCGGATGTACTTCCAACATCCTGAGTTTCCCGTTCGGACCACGAGTGGTTTCGAGATTCCCTGGAGAGTGATCGTTCTCGGCAGTCTCGAAACCGTCGTCGAATCCGATCTCGTCCCGGCACTGGTCGAGGGTTCACAGATCGATGATACCGACTGGATCGAACCCGGTCGAGTTGCCTGGTCGTGGTGGTCTGAGTGGGACAGCGCCGCGAACCCTGACCGACAGAAGGATTATATCGACTACGCAAGTGCACGCGACTGGGAATACGTCCTCATTGACGAAGGGTGGGAGGCAGAGTGGATGCCGGACGTCGTCGAGTACGCGGCGGCCAAAGACGTTGGCGTGTTCATCTGGACACACTGGACGGACCTCTATGATCCCGAGGAGCGTGAAGTGAAGCTCTCACGCTGGAAGCGTTGGGGTGTCGACGGCATCAAGATCGACGTCATGGACGCCAACGAACAGGGTCGAATGCAGTTTTACGACCAATTGCTACAGGCAACTGCCGAATACGAACTGATGGTCAACTTCCACAGTTCCTTGCTCCCGACCGGGATGAAGGCTCGCTGGCCACACGTCCTCACCTACGAGGCCGTCAAAGGAGCCGAACACTACGAGTGGGCGACGCTGACTCCGACACACAACACCGTCCTGCCGTACATGCGCAACGTCGTCGGACCGATGGATTACACGCCCGTGACGCTCTCGGCAGAGAACAGACACACGACCGTCGGCCACGAACTCGCCCTCTCGGTCGTCTATGAATCCGGTCTCCAACACTTCGCCGACAGCATCGACGAGTATGCCGCTCGCCCGCACGCGGAGTGGTTTCTCGAACGGGTCCCCGCAGTCTGGGACGAAACGCGGTTCATCGCCGGACAACCGGGGACAGGAGCGACGATCGCCCGTCGGTCCGGTGGCGAGTGGTTCGTCGGCTCGATCACTGCTGGTGGTGAGCAAACAATCGACGTTCCGCTGTCGTTTCTGTCTGAATCCAGGACCGGCACGATACTCCAGGACGACGACACTGGTGAGGTGCTCCGCCGCGATTCACTGTCGGTCGACCCAGCCGACGAACTCTCCATTAGCGTGCGTCCGAACGGCGGTTTCTGTATCTACCTCCCACAATAA
- the galT gene encoding galactose-1-phosphate uridylyltransferase, producing the protein MTERRWDPTLQEWVITATHRQERTFKPPEDYCPFCPTEEDAEYPTAIPDPEYDMAVVENGFPSLQPDPPAPAVDSTALSPVEEANGQCEVVLFTEKHDGQMSEEPVSRFVKLVKMWRDRYEELGAVDDHEYVYIFENKGEEVGVTLEHPHGQIYAYPFVPPKIERELESSEQHLKEEGRCLFCDLIDSEIEDGRRIVAQNDSFTAVVPFHARWTYEVHVYANDHVPSMAEFTAKTERDLGTLLKAVLQRYDALFGFEMPYIMATHQQPTNGKAEDYAHFHMEFYPPYRTEDKLKYPAGSERGAGTYINNKLAKEAAAELRDAI; encoded by the coding sequence ATGACCGAACGACGCTGGGATCCAACGTTGCAAGAATGGGTCATCACTGCAACCCATCGCCAAGAGCGTACCTTCAAACCCCCGGAAGATTACTGCCCGTTTTGTCCGACCGAGGAAGACGCTGAGTATCCCACGGCGATTCCCGATCCGGAGTACGACATGGCTGTCGTCGAGAATGGATTTCCGTCGCTGCAGCCCGATCCGCCGGCCCCCGCGGTCGACTCGACCGCCCTCTCCCCGGTCGAGGAAGCCAACGGGCAATGTGAGGTCGTCCTCTTCACGGAGAAACACGACGGACAGATGTCCGAAGAACCCGTCAGTCGCTTCGTGAAGCTGGTGAAGATGTGGCGCGACCGCTACGAAGAGTTGGGTGCGGTCGACGACCACGAGTACGTCTACATTTTCGAGAACAAAGGCGAAGAGGTCGGTGTCACACTCGAGCACCCACACGGGCAGATATACGCCTACCCGTTCGTGCCGCCAAAGATCGAGCGAGAGCTGGAGTCGAGCGAACAACACCTCAAGGAAGAAGGTCGGTGCTTGTTCTGTGACCTCATCGATTCCGAAATCGAAGACGGTCGACGGATCGTCGCGCAGAACGACTCGTTTACCGCGGTCGTCCCGTTCCATGCCCGCTGGACCTACGAGGTGCACGTCTACGCGAACGATCACGTGCCGTCGATGGCCGAGTTCACTGCCAAGACTGAACGCGATCTCGGTACACTCCTCAAGGCAGTCCTCCAGCGGTACGACGCGCTGTTTGGCTTCGAGATGCCCTACATCATGGCGACCCACCAGCAGCCGACCAACGGGAAGGCCGAAGACTACGCGCACTTCCACATGGAGTTTTACCCGCCCTACCGGACCGAAGACAAACTGAAGTATCCCGCCGGCAGCGAGCGTGGCGCCGGGACGTACATCAACAACAAACTTGCCAAGGAAGCCGCTGCAGAACTTCGAGACGCAATATAA
- a CDS encoding NAD-dependent epimerase/dehydratase family protein, with the protein MRLTDKKILVTGGAGLIGSALAERLLDDNDVVIVDDLSNGIAESVPEAATFVEGDLTDEAVVAEAIDAETDVVFHLAADKYVNADQPREQFETNGEMTYNILERMNEVGVEHIAFTSSSTVYGEAPRPTPEDYAPLEPISEYGAAKLSEEALLSVYGHNYGFRTWNFRFANIVGPRYGAGVVPDFIYKLQQDPESLTIRGNGLQEKSYMTLEDCIDAMCYVVENTDKPVNTYNLGTRTTTSVNRIADIVSDVMGVDPEYEYTGGDRGWSGDVPKMRLSIEKLAALGWEPTVPSDQAVREGAQAILENAENEPHLS; encoded by the coding sequence ATGAGGCTGACTGATAAAAAGATCCTCGTGACCGGTGGTGCAGGGTTGATCGGATCGGCGCTGGCGGAGCGACTTCTCGACGACAACGACGTCGTCATCGTTGATGACCTCTCGAACGGGATCGCGGAGTCCGTCCCGGAGGCTGCGACGTTTGTCGAAGGTGACCTGACCGACGAGGCTGTCGTCGCCGAGGCGATCGACGCCGAGACGGATGTCGTCTTCCACCTGGCGGCCGACAAGTACGTCAACGCCGATCAACCGCGAGAACAGTTCGAAACGAACGGCGAAATGACCTACAACATCCTCGAACGGATGAACGAGGTCGGCGTCGAACACATCGCCTTTACCTCTTCCTCGACGGTGTACGGCGAAGCACCGCGGCCAACGCCGGAGGACTACGCGCCCCTCGAACCGATCAGCGAGTACGGTGCGGCGAAACTCTCAGAGGAAGCGCTACTGTCGGTGTACGGACACAACTACGGCTTTAGGACCTGGAACTTCCGGTTTGCGAATATCGTCGGGCCGCGCTACGGTGCTGGCGTCGTCCCGGACTTCATCTACAAACTCCAGCAGGACCCGGAATCGCTGACGATCCGGGGGAACGGACTCCAGGAGAAATCCTACATGACCCTCGAGGACTGCATCGACGCGATGTGTTATGTCGTCGAGAACACCGACAAGCCGGTCAACACGTACAATCTTGGCACGCGAACGACCACCTCCGTCAATCGGATCGCCGATATCGTCAGCGACGTCATGGGTGTCGACCCCGAGTACGAATACACCGGTGGAGACCGCGGGTGGAGCGGCGACGTCCCCAAGATGCGCCTCTCGATCGAGAAGCTCGCCGCGCTCGGTTGGGAACCGACAGTCCCGAGCGATCAAGCCGTCCGAGAAGGTGCCCAAGCGATCCTCGAGAACGCCGAGAACGAACCCCACCTGAGCTAG